The Corylus avellana chromosome ca11, CavTom2PMs-1.0 genome contains the following window.
TTGtgtctttctcttttgtttcttgggtttttcactttcttcaaaTTTGTTTGGGATTTGATTCTTCTTCATCAGGACCTTGGGCTGTGATCTGATCGTGGGACTGGCCAATGAGCAATTCACAATGAATGAGATTGGGTGGGATCCCTGTCCATGGGATGGGCACCCCTGACAACAAACTGTCGGAGCTAGTTGACATCTTCAAGTCCTGGATCCCTCGCAGGACCCACTCACCCAATGTGTCCAGGGACTTCTGGATGCCCGATCATAGCTGTAGGGTATGCTACGACTGTGACTCCCAGTTCACCATTTTTAACCGCAGGCATCATTGTCGACTCTGTGGCCGAGTTTTCTGTGCCAAGTGCACAGCCAACTCGCTTCCTGCCCCATCCAATGACCCAAGGATTGGTAGTGAAGATTGGGAAAGGATCAGGGTGTGTAACTATTGCTTCAAGCAGTGGGAGGAGGGGATAGAACCACCTGATAATGGCACCAATGCACCCACCCCTGGTCTCAGTCCCTCGCCATCTGCAACAAGCTTGGCCAGTACCAAGTCCAGTTGCACCTGTCATAGTAGCTGCAGCACTGTTGGTTCTACTCCTTACTCTACTGGCCCTTATCAGCGAGTGCCATATACTTCTGCTGTTAGCCCTAGTCAGTCTGTCCATGTGGATCCAGTTATGGTTGAGCAGAACAATATAATATCCGGGAAGAGCAGAAATCCTAGCTCTGCTGTAGTAGCTTCATCTCCTAACCGATTTGGTTTTTGCATGAACAGGTATCTATTGCCTTGCAATTGGTTGATATTAATAGTGCAATTGAAGAGTTCTCATCAGCTTCTTCTAATGTTGCACTTATGATTATGCTTCCGTTACTTTTAAGCATGATTATTGAATGTCATGTTCTGATGCTTCCTTGATGCTGTTCCATTCTTAATCCATTATGTTATTTCTTGCATACCCATCCCCACCAGGAGcgatgatgaggatgatgacTATAGTGTTTATCGGTCAGATTCAGAATCAAGACACTTCTCTCAGGGCTATGAATATTATAGCACAGTTAACATTGATGAAATTGACCATGTCTATGGACCTCATAATGTGCCTCCTAATGAAGATAACATCGACTTGAACAGTGTGAGTTCTTCACTGTTACCTGAGAACTTTGACACAAAGGATTTGGAGGGGATTAGGGAACTTGGGAAAGAAGCAGATGAACATGATAACTGTGATAGCTGTGAAGCTCCATGTGACACTGAGGGTCTGGATGCTGAACCTGTGGATTTTGAGAACAATGGGCTACTCTGGCTCCCTCCAGAGCCAGAGGATGAGGAGGATGAGAAGGAGGCTGTTctatttgatgatgatgacgatgagGGTGCGACAGGAGATTGGGGATATCTACGCTCTTCAAGCAGCTTTGATAGTGGGGAGTATCGTAGTAGGGAAAAGTCAAGTGAGGAGCACAGGAAAGCCATGAAAAATGTGGTGGAAGGTCATTTTAGAGCTTTGATATCTCAACTTTTGCAGGTTGAAAACCTACCTGTGGGTGATGAACATGACACAGAGAGTTGGTTGGATATAATTACATCTTTGTCCTGGGAAGCTGCCACACTTCTTAAGCCTGATACAAGCAAGGGAGGAGGAATGGATCCTGGTGGATATGTAAAGGTTAAATGCATAGCTTGTGGGCGTTGCAGTGAGAGGTAATAAATAGATCAAGGATGTTTATAATTCTACCTCTATCAATGAAACTTACTTTAAATCCTTTTGGCTTGCTTCTTTTGGGAAACCATGTccaaaatcataaattaatCTTGAGCATGTCGCAATGATAGTCCTGTCTTTACTTacctaaaaaaaatgataaccctacaaattatttttcatgttcTTGGTAGATTGACGTCTTCTATATAGTAGAAGACattattgagaaaatggaaCATCATTTGGAGGGTTGGAAGAggttttatctttaaaaaaaaaacactccttTTAATTTACCAACATATTATTTATCTCTCTTCCCTATTCCGGTAAGTGTGGCTAATAGACTTGAAAAACTTCAGAGGGATTTTCTATGGGGTGGACTTGGCAatgagtttaagttccatttAGCGAAGTGGTCGAAAATTTGTACTATGATAAAATCAGGATGATTGGgggtaaaaaaatttgattaagTTTAACTGAGTTATTTTGGGTAAGTGCTTGTGGTAGTATGCTATGGAGAGGGAGGCTTTGTGGAGATTGGTGGTGGATACTAAgtatgatagtttgagggaagGTTGGTGTTCTAAGGAGGTTGCGGGGCTTTTTGGCCTAGGAGTGTGGAAATGTAAGGAGCAGGTGGGACgttttttctaaatttgttaGGTATGAGGTGGGAGATGGTTCAAAGGTAAGGTTTTGACATGATTTATGGTGTGGAAAATAGCCCTTGAAGTTTTCTTATATGGAATTAGTTAGTATTGCACCTTGTAAGGATGCATGGTGGTGGATCATATGCAGTTATGAATTGGAAATATTCATTGGAATATATTCTTACAAGACcagtgcatgattgggaggtggaagtggtctcttctttctttgagtTGTATTCTCAAAGAGTAAGGCAGGGAGGTGAGGCTAGAATTTGTTGGATCATTTCCAAAACGGACAATTTTGAAGTGAAGTTTTACTATCATGTATTATCCATTCTCTTAAGTTCcttttttccttggaagagtatttgttAAGTTCAGGCTCATTCAAGAGTGGCATTCTTTGCATGGACAATGACTTTAGGAAAAATCTTGACTTTGGATAGCTTAAGAAAGAGGAGCGTTATtgtggtggattggtgttgtattGTATATGCATGAAAAGTGTGAAATCTATTGATCacctctttcttcattgtgagatTACAAGAGAATTATGGAGTTTGTTGTTCCATTTGTTTGGTATtgtttgggttatgcctagaagggtgAGAGAGATGTTGGTGAGTTAGAGAGGACAAACGGAAACCGTAATGCTCTAAAAGTGTGGAGGTTGGCTCCTTTGTGTTTAACATTGGTGCATTTTGAGAGAGCAAAATGCAAGGAGTCTTGAATATCAAGAGACTATGATGTTAGAGCTGAAAAGATGTTCCAATCTCTCTACACGAGAATAGCAAAATTCAATAGCTTGCTCATGTCTAATGTTTCTAAGTTTTCGGATTTTTGTTCCTCATTTTCTCCATGTTAGGgggtttctcttatatacttcatgtTACTAGGATTTCACCCCTTAGCgtttttaatgatattgaattcttattaaaaaaaaaaagaaaaatacatgccttacatatttttaatattgaGCTGGAAACGTCTTACCAATATCCAACTATAGTTGGGAGAATGCTTCAATAAATTTGTCTTGTTGCTATCTACCAATGTTAATTGTACTGATTggacttctattttttttctttctttctagtATGGTGCTTAAAGGAATTGTTTGTAAGAAGAACATCGCTCATCGGCGAATGACATCAAAAATAGATAAACCACGTCTACTAATCCTTGGAGGAGCTTTGGAGTATCAACGTGTTTCCAACCTCTTGTCGagttttgatactttgttgCAGCAGGTATTAAATATGTCTGGGTTTCTTAGCCTTGACTCTGTGTGTTTCTAATGAGGGACCAAGCCCACAAGTTTCTGCTATAATTACTCATTTTTTCCATTCATAAAGTAAATTGGGATGTTACTTGTTTTCATTGATCTTTATACTCCTTTTCAGGAAATGGACCATTTGAAGATGGCAGTTGCAAAGATTGATGCTCATCACCCTAATGTTCTTTTGGTTGAGAAGTCAGTTTCTCGATATGCTCAAGAATACCTTCTTGCTAAAGACATATCACTTGTTCTGAATATTAAGAGGCCGCTTTTGGAGCGGATAGCGCGCTGCACCGGTGCACAAATAGTACCTTCAATTGATCACCTCATTACGCCGAAACTGGGATACTGTGACACGTTTCATGTGGAGAAATTCCTTGAAGAGCATGGCAGTGCTGGCCAAGGTGGGAAGAAGTTGACAAAGACTCTGATGTTTTTTGAGGATTGTCCAAAGCCTTTGGGTTGTACTGTAAGTCTCAGATGCATAAACATGTTAACACAGACaaacggatatatatatatttctttttcttcttctgtttcaGTATGTTTTACAACTCCGTGTCATTGGCTTAatggtgtatttttttttgaggcTATGTGCATGGAGGCTAGGACTTAACTTTGTTTCTAGCTTCATCAAATATAACAAATTGGTGAACTTAGAAGTATAATGTAGTGTAGATTTGGGAACAATTTGCAGTTAGGTTAGTGAGATCATAAAGAACAGGATATGTTCTTAGTTTGGACGAATGAGCTGTGGTGTTTCAAGTGTCTGTGCTCCGAGTGGAATGTTATGTATTGGTAGAACATTGCAATCAGTCTGTGGAGTGCCTTGATTGCCCTTCTTAACCTGCTTTTTGTTTGTGCTGGAATTTGCTTGAGAAATTCTTGTCAAAAGATTTTAAGTGGATCTATTTCTTTgctttgttttagattttgctCAAGGGTGCCAATGGGGATGAGTTGAAGAAGGTGAAACATGTAGTTCAGTATGGCATTTTTGCAGCTCATCATCTGGCCTTGGAGACATCTTTTCTGGCTGATGAAGGTGCTTCACTTCCAGAACTCTCTTTGAAGTCTCCCATAACTGTTGCATTACCTGATAAATCATCAAGAATCGAGAGGTCCATTTCCACTGTTCCTGGTTTTACTGTTCCTGTCACTGGAAAGCCTCCAGATCCTGAACCTATCAGTGAAGTGCAGAAATCCAATGAAGGCCTCATGTTAAATAGAGCCTCATCTATCAATAGTGACCCTATTTGCAAATTGGAAGGGGCCAGTTCAACTGGATTGCCTGAAGGGCTTTGCTCCTATCCAATTTATGCTGAACCTACCTCATGCTCCGTAGAATCTACTTCTTCCTTGCCTTGCCTGTCTCCTTCAGGGCAAGATAACTCAGCTTCCTACTATAGTGAGCTCTCCTTAAATTATGCCTCTGTGGAGAACAATAGAGTTGGTCCTAAGGAATCTTTTCAGGCCATAACAGCTAACACTAAGGAAGCTATAGTAGATGATAATCTGATGTATGATTCTTTTGGCATGTCAGAAGCATTACAACAATGTGTTCACACTTTTCACACTGGTGGCAATGCATTAGCCGCAAACCACCTAGGTTCTCCAGATTTGGGATCCTCAAAGGAAGATAGTAATAATCAGAATGAAGGGATGGGATCTTCAAAGGAAGATTTTCCTCCCTCTCCTTCAGATCATCAGAGCATTTTGGTTTCCTTATCAACACGTTGTGTGTGGAAAGGAACTGTCTGTGAACGAGCCCATCTCTTTCGAATCAAATATTATGGAAGCTTTGATAAGCCTTTAGGGCGGTTTTTACGAGATCATTTGTTTGATCAGGTATTTTTACTTTCTTCATtattctgttcttttttttaaaaaaataaactcccTTGAAAATCCCACAATAGCCTGGGTTAACTCCTCTTCTTGATCAGAGTTACCGTTGTCGTTCATGTGACATGCCATcagaagcacatgttttttgTTATACTCATCAGCAAGGGAGCCTTACAATATCTGTTAAGAAACTTTCAGAGTTTCTCTTACCAGGGGAACGAGAAGGAAAAATCTGGATGTGGCACAGGTGCCTCAGATGTCCCCGAACCAGTGGCTTCCCTCCAGCCACTCGGAGAATTGTAATGTCTGATGCTGCCTGGGGATTGTCTTTTGGCAAATTTTTGGAGCTGAGCTTCTCAAATCATGCAGCTGCAAGCAGGGTTGCTAGTTGTGGACATTCCCTCCATAGAGATTGTCTCCGGTTCTATGGGTATGCTTTTATCCTCTCAAGTTGTGTTGGTAACTATGAAACGTTATTGTTTAGTTTGcaccattaatttaatttaaacaacACATATTTTGAGTCCTTTTCTTTTGCTCATTTCTCACTCATCAAGAAGTAAATCATTGGCTGCAGTATTCGAATGGTGATACCTGTTTATCCAAACTGGACATGGGTACAAAGTTTCTAAAGTATAAACATTTGTAAATTTGATAATTTCCCATGTCGGCTTATATGGATGCTTTAGTATCTTCTACTGACTGAAGTTGTGAACTGAAATCGGATAAATTGATATGCTTGAATATCGTGTCAGCTACTTTTGTCTGAAACAAGACATTTTAACCATTCAATTGATTTTTGATTGGAAGAGTGTGCAtctttgttgttattgttgatgTTACCATTTTTCCTAGACATGAGTGCTGATGGTTTGACATGGCAGTTGTTTCAGAATATATTACATGTGCCATCAGTTCCATGATTCAGTTGTTGATCTGGTGGACCCCTGCGGGGGAATCTCAGGTCAAACTGACCAGCGCCTGACAAGTTGCATATACCCTTTGTATCCTTCTATTTTGTTAATTGATAGTACTTACCATTATGTATTCTGAAGTAGTAGGGTAACTTTGCCACCCTTAGACAAGTACATCCTTTTCCAACTGGCCAACCAAGATTTCAGCTTCTCAATTGCACCATCCCAGATATGCTTAGCCTTATAGGAGGCCCCCAACGGTAACCCATGATACTTGACCAGAAGTTTGGAAATCCCTTACCCTAGGATCTGAGCCAACCTTCCCACTTGAGAAACATTCCCCACAGGAACCAATTCTGACTTTCAGATTTAACTTCTAGCTTTATAAATTTTTGGATCCCTATTCTGCATCCATCTTGTAGCACTTGGTGAAAAAACATAAACTGCTTAAACATTTTTTGTAGACATTTCCTTGCACACCTAATGAATGCAATATATGGCATTTGGTTTCTCCTACATATTGATCTGGGATATTGGGGGTCcagaaaaaaggggaaaaaaaaaagaaagaaagaaagaaagaaaaaagagcatgACATGGGGGGTGGTTTATTGAGTAAACTACTCACCCATCATATTTGGATTTTACCAGCTAAAATACAATTGCATGCTCTAACACCTCCACCAAcgaaccaaaaacaaaaaagagaggaaagatTCATGTAGAGTTTTTTTAGTTATGGACTTGATTGGGTAGGTACCCCGATTGAGACATTTATGATTGGCTCTATCAGGGTGATTGCTTGAAGCAATTTGTTCAGGTTGCTTCCTTGTGTTTAGCACTGATTGAAAGCAGCCAGGTTTGGGCCACCCTGTCTCAACTCTCAACTCTCAACTCACCTTGTTCCCATTCTTAAGTTCGTGGTATGATATCACTTTTTGTCGAACTGGTGGTTTGGGTGGTTTCTTAAATTTGTTAGTCCACCACGGTGGTTCATTGGGACTAGGGCTGCTTCAATGCAACCTGGTTGGGCCACCCTGTCTCAACTCTCAACTCTCCTTGTTCCCATTTTTGTATCTATGAAGTCTGGACAAAAGCTCACTATCACAAATTGGATCTTCTTGGTCTACATGAGTGCTCATCTGAAAATTGACCTGATTAAGTGGGCAAGACTTACAGTGGCTTGTGAAACACATGAATGGTTAAAAACTCCACGAACACAACCATATTATTTATTGCCctcttactttttacttttacaTGTACAGTTTTGGGAGAATGGTTGCTTGCTTCCGCTACGCTGCAATTGATGTCCATTCTGTTTATCTTCCACCACCGAAACTTGAATTTTTCTATGATAATCAGGAGTGGACacaaaaagaagcaaatgaGGTGCAATGATACCATTATTGTTTCAAATACAGCAagtgatgttaattttcttaatGCTTACATATTATTTATGTTGTCTAATAGGTAAGTAACAGGATTGAAGGTCTGTTTACTGAAGTTCAGAATGCTCTTCGTAAGATTTCAGAAAATGTATCAAGTGCAGCATTGCAAGATGGTGGAGTGAAAGCACCTGAATCTAGGCATCGTATTGCAGAACTGGAAGGATTGCTACAAAAGGAGAAACAAGAATTTGAGGTAGCTTGCTGCAATTCATGTTCTTCCATCTCCAAATTGTTTATGGAGTGAAAAAATTTCGGTTCTCTGGGCACTAAATAGTCCATGGGCTATGCATAAAATCAGGCAGAATTCACTCACTGATTGAACTTCCAGATAATGTTGGGCATTCTATATTGATGATGGTTAGCTCAAACTGTTCATCAAAGAAAAGGGAATGGGTGTCATCATTTTTATTGCTTAAATCTTCATCATGTTGTCCTTGCTGCATAAAATATACTTAgcatgatttattttttgttttatagaaaAGAAAGTTCAATTGTTTATGTTATCTTATTCCTCAGTGAATTTATGACATTGTTTAGGAATCAATACAAAAAGTGATCCATAGGGAGGTAAAAGTTGGTCAACCTGCAATTGATATTCTTGAGATCAATAAATTGCGGAGGCAGATGCTCTTTCATTCTTATGTCTGGGACCAACGCCTGATACACAATAATCTCCAGGAAGGTTTGATCAGTTTCATCTCGAAACTCAAGGAGAAATCCATTGGTTCTGTGGAGAAGCTTGTTGAGATAAATGTGACCACCAAGGCGGGTAAAAGCTATAGTAGTTGTGACTCCTTTCTTCTGGAAACAAAGCCGGATATAAACCTTAATCAGGGAGGAAAGGCTGGTCACATTTATAATGGCACCGGAGTTCATAAAGGAAGTGACATGGACTTGGATCTGAATCAAACAAAGGATGCTGATCTTCATCCTTCTTCTAGTGATAATATGAGAAATGATTCCAACCTTCTGGAATGTGGAAGAACAGTTCGAAGGGCCCTCTCAGAAGGAGAGTATCCTGTTAGGGCAAATTTATCTGATACCCTTGATGCGGCATGGACTGGTGATAGTCACCCGATTAGCATACCACTTAATGATAATTCTCTTCCTGATCCAACTGTGGTGAATTTTGTTGGAGGAAAATCACATGTGGAAAGTTGCACTGTTGACAAAGGTGGGGTTGAGATAGCTTCTACTCTTAGCTC
Protein-coding sequences here:
- the LOC132166613 gene encoding 1-phosphatidylinositol-3-phosphate 5-kinase FAB1B, producing MRLGGIPVHGMGTPDNKLSELVDIFKSWIPRRTHSPNVSRDFWMPDHSCRVCYDCDSQFTIFNRRHHCRLCGRVFCAKCTANSLPAPSNDPRIGSEDWERIRVCNYCFKQWEEGIEPPDNGTNAPTPGLSPSPSATSLASTKSSCTCHSSCSTVGSTPYSTGPYQRVPYTSAVSPSQSVHVDPVMVEQNNIISGKSRNPSSAVVASSPNRFGFCMNRSDDEDDDYSVYRSDSESRHFSQGYEYYSTVNIDEIDHVYGPHNVPPNEDNIDLNSVSSSLLPENFDTKDLEGIRELGKEADEHDNCDSCEAPCDTEGLDAEPVDFENNGLLWLPPEPEDEEDEKEAVLFDDDDDEGATGDWGYLRSSSSFDSGEYRSREKSSEEHRKAMKNVVEGHFRALISQLLQVENLPVGDEHDTESWLDIITSLSWEAATLLKPDTSKGGGMDPGGYVKVKCIACGRCSESMVLKGIVCKKNIAHRRMTSKIDKPRLLILGGALEYQRVSNLLSSFDTLLQQEMDHLKMAVAKIDAHHPNVLLVEKSVSRYAQEYLLAKDISLVLNIKRPLLERIARCTGAQIVPSIDHLITPKLGYCDTFHVEKFLEEHGSAGQGGKKLTKTLMFFEDCPKPLGCTILLKGANGDELKKVKHVVQYGIFAAHHLALETSFLADEGASLPELSLKSPITVALPDKSSRIERSISTVPGFTVPVTGKPPDPEPISEVQKSNEGLMLNRASSINSDPICKLEGASSTGLPEGLCSYPIYAEPTSCSVESTSSLPCLSPSGQDNSASYYSELSLNYASVENNRVGPKESFQAITANTKEAIVDDNLMYDSFGMSEALQQCVHTFHTGGNALAANHLGSPDLGSSKEDSNNQNEGMGSSKEDFPPSPSDHQSILVSLSTRCVWKGTVCERAHLFRIKYYGSFDKPLGRFLRDHLFDQSYRCRSCDMPSEAHVFCYTHQQGSLTISVKKLSEFLLPGEREGKIWMWHRCLRCPRTSGFPPATRRIVMSDAAWGLSFGKFLELSFSNHAAASRVASCGHSLHRDCLRFYGFGRMVACFRYAAIDVHSVYLPPPKLEFFYDNQEWTQKEANEVSNRIEGLFTEVQNALRKISENVSSAALQDGGVKAPESRHRIAELEGLLQKEKQEFEESIQKVIHREVKVGQPAIDILEINKLRRQMLFHSYVWDQRLIHNNLQEGLISFISKLKEKSIGSVEKLVEINVTTKAGKSYSSCDSFLLETKPDINLNQGGKAGHIYNGTGVHKGSDMDLDLNQTKDADLHPSSSDNMRNDSNLLECGRTVRRALSEGEYPVRANLSDTLDAAWTGDSHPISIPLNDNSLPDPTVVNFVGGKSHVESCTVDKGGVEIASTLSSVLPPKQPDNVEGSSSWARMPFLNFYGSFNKNSSLNSQQLGIGEYNPVCVSAFRELVRQNGGRLLLPAGVNDTVVPVYDDEPTSLIAYALVSPDYHLQMSEPDRAKDVLDTSVSLPLFDSANLLSLNSFDEAILDSYRSLGSTEESTVSVSGSRSSQVADPLSCAKGFHARVCFTDDGPLGKVKYTVTCYYPKQFEALRRTCCPSEIDFVRSLSRCKKWGAQGGKSNVFFAKTLDDRFIIKQVTKTELESFMKFAPAYFKYLCESIGTRSPTCLAKIFGIYQVSKHLKGGKESKMDVLVMENLLYRRNVTRLYDLKGCSRSRYNPDTSGNNKVLLDQNLIEAMPTSPIFVGNQAKRLLERAVWNDTSFLASIDVMDYSLLVGVDEEKHELVLGIIDFMRQYTWDKHLETWVKTSGILGGSKNTTPTVISPQQYKKRFRKAMTAYFLMVPDQWSSPMIVPSGSQSDLCEENSQGGTSVDG